ACAATATGGCAGTGTTCCTGCGTGCGATTGTGCCGGTGGCGGAAGAAGTGGGCGTACGTCTGGCAGTGCATCCGGACGATCCGCCGCGTCCGATTCTCGGGTTACCGCGCATTGTTTCTACCATTGAAGATATGCAGTGGCTGAAAGAGACGGTCGACAGCATCTATAACGGCTTTACTATGTGCACGGGTTCATACGGCGTTCGCGCGGATAACGATCTGGTGAAAATGATCGAAACCTTTGGCGATCGTATCCACTTTACCCACTTGCGTTCGACGTGCCGCGAAGAGAACCCGAAAACCTTCCATGAAGGCGCGCACCTGCAGGGTGATGTGAACATGGTGGCGGTGGTGACGGCGATTCTGACCGAAGAGCAGCGCCGTAAGAAGGCGGGCGATTTACGTCCAATTCCGATGCGTCCCGATCACGGTCATCAGATGCTGGACGATCTGCACAAGAAAACCAATCCGGGCTATTCTGCGATTGGGCGTCTGAAAGGGCTGGCGGAAGTGCGCGGTGTTGAACTGGCGCTGAAAATGACCCAGTTCCGCGACCTGCTGTAAGATCGCAAGTGACAAAAAAGGACAGTTCAGGCTGTCCTTTTTACGTATACGCAAAACTTAATCCGCACGGCCCATATAACGGCGCTCTTCAATATGAATGCGGATTTTTTCACCGGCGCTCAGGTATTCAGGAACCTGAATGACCAGGCCGGTGCTCAGCGTCGCGGGTTTGTTGCGTGCGCTGGCGGAAGCCCCTTTAATGCCAGGAGCGGTTTCCACGATTTCCAGATCCACCGTCTGCGGCAGTTCGAGAGCCAGCAGCTGGCCGTCCCAGGTCAATACCTGCATATCCGGCATTCCGCCTTCCGGGATAAACAGCAGTTCTTCTTCGATCTGATCTTTGGTGAAGGTGTAGGGCGTGTAATCTTCTTTATCCATGAACACATATTCGTTGCCATCGACATAGGAGAAGTCGACGCCACGGCGGCTCAGAGTGACGGTATCCACAATATCGTCACCCTTAAAACGTTCTTCCACTTTCAGACCGGTACGGACATCGGAGAAACGCATTTTGTACAGCGTCGCTGCGCCACGGGCGGTCGGGGACTGAATATCGATATCTTTCACAATCAGCAGCTTGCCGTTGTAATTCAGTACCATACCTTTTTTGATTTCGTTCGCTCTTGGCATCGAAAAGATCCTGTTATAGAGATTAGCTAAATTATCGCGTCAAACTACTCGCGCCGGGTCATTCAGGCAAGCGGAATTCGCACTTTTGCGGGTGCAAAAAAGGTGCTACTGTGCGCGTCTGTCCGGTGGTCACAATAAAGAGAGTCAGACTATGGAATGCCGTCCGGATTGTGGGGCGTGTTGCACCGCGCCATCGATTTCCAGCCCCATCCCCGGCATGCCCGAGGGCAAGCCTGCCAACACGCGGTGTATCCAGCTTGATGAACATCAGCGATGTAAAATTTTCACGTCTCCGCTGCGGCCAAAGGTGTGCTCGGGATTGCTGCCAAGTACCGAAATGTGTGGCGAATCGTCCCATCAGGCAATGACCTGGCTTATTGAACTGGAGGCGCTGACAGCGCCTTAAACATCCTTAATGCGCGTCAGGCAGACCATGGTGGCGATAATCATTACCAGCGC
The DNA window shown above is from Citrobacter farmeri and carries:
- the yeiP gene encoding elongation factor P-like protein YeiP — protein: MPRANEIKKGMVLNYNGKLLIVKDIDIQSPTARGAATLYKMRFSDVRTGLKVEERFKGDDIVDTVTLSRRGVDFSYVDGNEYVFMDKEDYTPYTFTKDQIEEELLFIPEGGMPDMQVLTWDGQLLALELPQTVDLEIVETAPGIKGASASARNKPATLSTGLVIQVPEYLSAGEKIRIHIEERRYMGRAD
- a CDS encoding YkgJ family cysteine cluster protein, producing the protein MECRPDCGACCTAPSISSPIPGMPEGKPANTRCIQLDEHQRCKIFTSPLRPKVCSGLLPSTEMCGESSHQAMTWLIELEALTAP